From the genome of Tachysurus vachellii isolate PV-2020 chromosome 2, HZAU_Pvac_v1, whole genome shotgun sequence, one region includes:
- the uchl1 gene encoding ubiquitin carboxyl-terminal hydrolase isozyme L1: MAWKPMEINPEMLNMVLSKLGVKTDWHFVDVFSLEDDAIAGVPTPCCALMLLFPLTQQHEEFRSKQSVDPCEDIYFMSQTVENSCGTVGLVHAVANNQDKLSFEGDSILKKFLEETAGLSPDERAEKLAQNEAIQTAHDEVAAVGRCHQEPDNVNFHFITFVNVNDQVYELDGRIKGLVNHGATSPTSFVVDAAKACHGFIEREKGEMRFSAVALCKA, encoded by the exons ATGGCGTGGAAACCGATGGAAATAAACCCTGAG atGCTGAATATG GTGCTGAGTAAGCTGGGTGTGAAAACAGACTGGCACTTTGTGGATGTGTTCAGCTTGGAGGATGATGCCATTGCTGGGGTGCCCACGCCCTGCTGCGCCCTGATGCTCCTCTTCCCTTTGACACAACAG CACGAGGAGTTTCGCTCCAAGCAGTCAGTTGACCCATGTGAGGACATCTATTTTATGAGTCAGACGGTGGAAAACTCTTGTGGGACGGTGGGATTGGTGCATGCCGTCGCCAACAATCAGGATAAACTCAGCTTTG AAGGGGATTCTATCTTGAAGAAATTTCTAGAAGAAACAGCTGGACTGTCCCCCGACGAACGTGCTGAGAAGCTGGCGCAAAATGAG GCAATCCAAACAGCTCATGATGAAGTTGCTGCAGTGGGACGTTGTCAT CAAGAACCTGACAATGTGAACTTCCACTTCATCACGTTCGTCAATGTAAATGACCAGGTTTATGAACTTG atgGTAGAATAAAGGGGCTGGTGAACCATGGTGCAACAAGTCCGACCAGCTTTGTCGTG GATGCTGCAAAGGCATGTCATGGATTTATAGAGCGAGAGAAAGGGGAGATGCGATTCTCTGCTGTGGCACTCTGTAAGGCCTGA